One Erythrobacter aureus DNA segment encodes these proteins:
- a CDS encoding XrtA system polysaccharide deacetylase, translated as MVNGLSVDVEDWFQVGAFENTISREHWDGLELRVGDNVARILDLFDGAGVKATFFTLGWVAERNKAAMRAIVERGHELASHGYDHTRVFTFSPAEFAEDLAKARAILEDAGGQPITGYRAPSFSIDARNRWAHDILAEQGYVYSSSVAPVVHDHYGWREAPRFAFRPVEGSELVEIPVTTALLKGKRLAAGGGGFFRVLPYGFSRWAIGQVNREGRPAVFYFHPWEVDPDQPRVAGAPLRSRIRHYTNLSKMEGKLSRLLGDFAWGRMDEIAQREKARSRVWSA; from the coding sequence ATCGTCAACGGCCTCTCGGTCGATGTCGAGGACTGGTTCCAGGTCGGCGCGTTCGAAAACACCATTTCGCGCGAACACTGGGATGGACTCGAATTGCGGGTGGGCGACAATGTCGCGCGCATCCTCGATCTGTTTGACGGTGCAGGTGTTAAAGCGACCTTCTTCACTCTGGGTTGGGTCGCGGAACGCAACAAGGCTGCCATGCGCGCAATCGTCGAGCGCGGTCACGAACTGGCCAGTCACGGCTATGACCACACGCGGGTCTTCACCTTCTCGCCTGCCGAGTTTGCAGAGGATCTCGCCAAAGCCCGCGCCATTCTCGAGGATGCAGGCGGTCAGCCGATCACCGGCTATCGCGCACCCAGTTTTTCGATCGACGCGCGCAATCGCTGGGCACACGATATTCTGGCCGAACAAGGCTATGTCTACTCGTCCAGCGTGGCGCCGGTGGTGCACGATCATTATGGCTGGCGAGAGGCTCCGCGCTTCGCATTCCGCCCTGTCGAGGGCAGCGAGCTGGTCGAAATCCCGGTGACCACGGCGCTGCTGAAGGGAAAGCGCCTGGCTGCGGGCGGCGGCGGTTTCTTTCGCGTCTTGCCCTATGGTTTCAGCCGCTGGGCGATCGGGCAGGTCAACCGCGAGGGCCGTCCGGCGGTGTTCTATTTCCACCCATGGGAGGTCGATCCCGATCAACCGCGGGTTGCCGGAGCACCGCTGCGCTCCCGCATCAGGCATTACACCAACCTCTCAAAAATGGAGGGCAAGCTTTCCAGGCTACTTGGCGATTTCGCCTGGGGCCGGATGGACGAGATCGCCCAGCGCGAGAAGGCGCGTAGCCGGGTATGGTCGGCATGA
- a CDS encoding XrtA system polysaccharide chain length determinant — protein MQEILDELRSALQTVWNRRWVALAVAWVVCILGWLAVAFIPNSYESRARIYVELEDVLSEQLDISGDGQQAITKVRQTLISAVNLERVVSDTKLGEKVMTDAEMQSAVQGLTENIVVKSEQDNLFEITATIGKSSLSDAENAALARDVVQNLIDIFRESNIAGNRGDVADTIAFLDQQLEDRKVELEAAEQRRLNFEAQHPDLIGGSGTVTGRLQGMRTEMRGIDADIAAAQSALAAINGQIASTPRTIMTANSGGARGALMQAQSQLAAMRARGLTDSHPDIQAIQRQISALRDQAASEPSGAGGSPNPAYTSLQSIRAERQANVQALQARKAALQSDISALIAAQADEPAVAAEANRISRDYEVLKDKYDELLKDREEMRLRGQVETERSAFQFEVIDPPTTPRNPAAPNRPLLLLGVLIAGFGAGAGVAFVMGQIKSSFTTADKLERTLDLPVIGTISRSMTKAMRRHEKLRLKQFLAGVGGLAGICLLLLVVEIVQVGSVA, from the coding sequence ATGCAGGAAATCTTGGACGAGTTACGCAGCGCGCTGCAAACGGTGTGGAACCGTCGGTGGGTTGCGCTTGCCGTGGCTTGGGTCGTTTGCATTCTGGGCTGGCTGGCTGTCGCCTTCATTCCGAACAGCTACGAAAGCCGGGCGAGGATTTATGTCGAGCTCGAGGATGTGCTGTCCGAACAGCTCGATATTTCGGGCGATGGCCAACAGGCGATCACCAAGGTTCGTCAGACGCTCATCAGCGCCGTCAATCTCGAACGCGTGGTGAGTGACACCAAGCTAGGCGAAAAGGTGATGACCGACGCCGAAATGCAAAGCGCGGTGCAGGGCCTGACCGAGAATATCGTGGTCAAAAGCGAGCAGGACAATCTATTCGAAATTACCGCGACTATCGGCAAATCCAGCTTGAGCGACGCCGAGAACGCGGCGCTTGCGCGCGATGTCGTCCAGAACCTGATCGATATTTTCCGTGAATCCAACATCGCCGGCAATCGTGGCGATGTGGCGGACACGATAGCCTTTCTCGACCAGCAGCTCGAAGATCGTAAGGTCGAACTCGAGGCTGCGGAGCAACGTCGGCTGAATTTCGAGGCTCAGCATCCTGACCTCATTGGTGGCAGTGGGACCGTAACCGGTCGGTTGCAAGGCATGCGCACGGAAATGCGTGGTATCGATGCGGATATCGCCGCAGCGCAGAGCGCTCTGGCGGCAATCAACGGCCAGATCGCCAGCACACCGCGTACGATCATGACCGCCAACAGTGGCGGCGCGCGCGGTGCCTTGATGCAGGCGCAATCGCAACTCGCGGCCATGCGGGCTCGTGGACTTACCGACAGCCATCCCGACATTCAGGCCATTCAGCGCCAGATTTCAGCGCTACGCGATCAGGCTGCAAGCGAGCCGTCCGGCGCCGGAGGATCGCCTAATCCGGCCTATACCTCGCTGCAATCGATCCGTGCGGAACGGCAGGCCAACGTTCAGGCGCTTCAGGCTCGCAAGGCCGCGCTTCAGTCCGACATTTCCGCTCTTATCGCAGCCCAGGCCGACGAACCGGCCGTGGCGGCGGAAGCCAATCGCATCAGTCGCGATTACGAAGTACTGAAAGATAAGTATGACGAGTTGCTGAAAGATCGCGAGGAAATGCGCCTGCGCGGTCAGGTGGAGACGGAACGTAGCGCCTTCCAGTTCGAGGTGATCGATCCGCCGACCACGCCGCGTAATCCGGCGGCGCCCAATCGGCCGTTGCTGCTATTGGGTGTGTTGATCGCCGGATTTGGAGCTGGCGCGGGTGTGGCCTTCGTGATGGGGCAGATCAAGTCGAGCTTCACCACTGCGGACAAGCTCGAGCGGACGCTCGACCTGCCAGTCATCGGAACGATCTCGCGCTCGATGACGAAAGCTATGCGTCGACACGAGAAGTTACGCTTGAAGCAATTTCTCGCGGGTGTCGGGGGACTGGCGGGGATTTGTCTTCTCCTGCTGGTCGTCGAAATCGTCCAGGTCGGTTCGGTGGCCTGA
- a CDS encoding capsular biosynthesis protein, whose product MNKPSNIVPSDKDDKKTKRGSLLERASGLFGLDKLSPASVPDKLEGEKAKKFAPKRRSVDPATSHEMPRRRASDWIGEAASATPSADTAPAVPPEPKTPDVTFSGPKREIARSLLREQGLIDPDGGASTLLEEFRIVKRQVLASAKTEGTPLARRVLVCSPHQNEGKTFCSLNLAIALAGERDLEVLLVDADFAKPSIMNKLGLSAGKGFMDMLADPTSKIEDFVIGTDIPGLWVLPAGQRTGRDSEYLASERTWSILNSLTRGARNRIVVFDSPPALAATPAAELAKHVGQALLVARADMTGRAALDDALDLLSACPDIKLLLNDVTFSPSGRKFGSYYGYGE is encoded by the coding sequence GTGAATAAGCCCAGCAATATCGTTCCGTCCGATAAAGACGACAAGAAGACCAAGCGTGGTTCGCTCCTCGAGCGCGCCAGCGGTCTGTTCGGATTGGACAAGCTGTCGCCGGCATCGGTTCCGGACAAGCTCGAGGGTGAAAAGGCCAAGAAGTTCGCTCCGAAACGGCGATCTGTCGACCCTGCGACCTCACACGAAATGCCGCGCCGCCGCGCATCGGACTGGATCGGCGAGGCTGCATCTGCGACGCCATCGGCTGACACGGCTCCCGCGGTTCCTCCCGAGCCCAAAACGCCGGATGTGACCTTTTCCGGGCCGAAACGTGAAATCGCTCGGTCGCTACTGCGCGAACAGGGGCTGATCGATCCCGATGGCGGCGCTTCGACTCTGCTCGAGGAATTCCGCATTGTGAAGCGACAGGTTCTTGCATCCGCGAAAACCGAGGGCACACCCTTGGCGCGCCGCGTGCTGGTCTGCTCCCCTCATCAGAACGAAGGCAAGACCTTTTGTTCGCTCAATCTCGCGATTGCCCTGGCCGGTGAGCGTGATCTGGAAGTACTTTTGGTGGATGCCGATTTCGCCAAGCCATCGATCATGAACAAGCTCGGGTTGAGCGCGGGCAAAGGTTTCATGGATATGCTTGCCGATCCGACCAGCAAGATCGAGGACTTCGTGATAGGGACGGATATCCCGGGCCTGTGGGTTCTTCCGGCCGGTCAACGCACGGGCCGGGATAGCGAGTATCTCGCAAGCGAGCGGACCTGGAGCATCCTGAACAGCCTCACGCGCGGCGCTCGCAACCGGATCGTCGTGTTCGACAGCCCGCCGGCCTTGGCCGCAACACCGGCTGCGGAGCTGGCCAAGCACGTCGGACAGGCTCTGCTGGTCGCACGGGCCGACATGACCGGCAGAGCGGCGCTGGACGATGCGCTCGATCTCCTATCAGCCTGCCCGGACATCAAGCTGTTGCTCAACGACGTGACTTTCAGCCCCAGTGGACGGAAGTTCGGCAGCTATTACGGATATGGGGAGTAA
- a CDS encoding XrtA/PEP-CTERM system exopolysaccharide export protein — MRFTRTAMLLAGGAASMLVLGGCASGSGTELPPATFVAMQEGPGEEYVIGPLDQLTIHVWRNPELGAEGIQVRPDGRITIPLVKDMPAVGKTPSMLEEDIRLQLSQYIEDPLVSVIVNEFAGTFSQQVRIVGATAQPASLPYRANMTVLDAMIAVGGLSEFAAGNRAKLIRFDKQLGRQREYALRLTDLLKRGDSKANVLLQPGDVIIIPESTF, encoded by the coding sequence ATGCGCTTCACTCGAACTGCCATGCTTCTCGCCGGAGGTGCTGCTTCCATGCTCGTGCTCGGCGGCTGTGCGAGCGGGAGCGGTACCGAACTTCCCCCGGCAACCTTCGTGGCCATGCAGGAAGGTCCGGGCGAGGAATATGTCATCGGCCCGCTCGACCAATTGACGATCCACGTCTGGCGCAATCCAGAACTGGGCGCGGAGGGAATCCAGGTTCGGCCCGATGGCCGGATCACCATCCCGCTCGTCAAGGACATGCCCGCCGTTGGCAAGACGCCGTCGATGCTCGAAGAGGATATCCGGCTCCAGCTCAGCCAATATATCGAGGATCCGCTGGTTTCGGTCATCGTCAACGAGTTTGCCGGCACGTTCAGCCAGCAGGTCCGTATCGTGGGCGCGACGGCCCAGCCCGCATCGTTGCCATATCGTGCGAACATGACGGTTCTCGACGCGATGATCGCGGTCGGCGGTCTTTCGGAATTCGCCGCGGGCAACCGCGCCAAACTCATCCGGTTCGACAAGCAGCTCGGCCGTCAGCGGGAATACGCGCTGCGCCTGACCGACTTGCTGAAACGCGGGGACAGCAAGGCAAATGTGCTTCTCCAGCCGGGCGATGTTATCATCATCCCCGAAAGCACCTTTTAA
- a CDS encoding preprotein translocase subunit YajC, whose translation MARRVYFRHMVATVLAAALAHAAPVHAQSAQGTNSGEDETEDTSFRRDRTSIDPYIEANSIASWQISPGSDVVTYTQLAAGVDASIVGRNNGGSVSLRYERNFAHQSDGADSDTLTGIARGYASIVPRVLTIEAGGLASSTRVDAQGRSVINPTVDDDFSTQTYSVYAGPRLQTRAGDVEVSASYRIGYTRVDGPDFATIGGSSAELFDESITHSANLRAGTRPGEPLPVGIGVGAGYYQEDVSNLDQRVRNAHIRGDVTVPITPTFAVIGGAGLEDVEVSSRDTVRDAAGDPIIGSDGRFVTDESSPRIIAYEASGLIWDVGVVWTPSSRTRLQAQFGRRYDSDTYNGSFSWRPNSRSSLNISVYDGIQGFGGRLNNSLAGLPTDFTVTRDPVTGEVTGCVTTLEGSGCLDGLLGSVRSSVFRGRGVTASYSRRIGRMTAGIGAGYDRRKFIGAPGTVLALADGIVDESYYVTAGLSGPVGQRGSFSINTFANWFDSGTAGVGDVRSIGSSASYTEQVMRNLSARAAVAISTLDSDIAPDNFTTASALLGLRYDF comes from the coding sequence ATGGCCCGCCGTGTATATTTCCGACATATGGTTGCAACCGTTCTGGCTGCAGCATTGGCCCATGCCGCACCCGTGCATGCGCAGTCCGCTCAGGGAACGAATAGTGGCGAAGACGAGACCGAGGATACGTCTTTCCGCCGGGATCGGACGAGCATTGACCCTTATATCGAGGCGAATTCAATCGCGAGCTGGCAGATCTCGCCGGGCAGCGACGTTGTGACCTACACTCAACTTGCCGCTGGCGTCGATGCCTCGATCGTTGGCCGAAACAATGGCGGGAGCGTCTCGCTTCGCTACGAACGCAACTTCGCGCACCAATCGGATGGTGCGGATTCGGATACACTGACCGGTATCGCGCGGGGGTATGCCTCCATCGTCCCGCGCGTCCTCACCATCGAGGCGGGAGGGTTGGCCAGCAGCACCCGTGTCGATGCGCAGGGCCGCTCGGTCATCAACCCCACTGTCGATGATGATTTTTCAACGCAGACCTATTCGGTTTACGCCGGGCCGAGGCTCCAGACGCGAGCGGGCGATGTCGAGGTGAGTGCAAGCTATCGCATCGGCTACACCCGAGTAGACGGCCCGGATTTCGCTACCATTGGTGGCAGTTCGGCCGAACTGTTCGACGAAAGCATAACGCACAGCGCCAATTTGCGCGCGGGAACACGCCCGGGAGAACCATTGCCTGTCGGCATTGGCGTGGGCGCGGGGTATTATCAGGAGGACGTCTCCAACCTCGATCAGCGTGTTCGTAACGCCCATATCCGGGGCGACGTCACCGTACCGATCACGCCAACTTTTGCCGTGATAGGGGGCGCCGGCCTGGAAGATGTCGAAGTCTCGAGCCGGGATACCGTGCGCGATGCCGCGGGCGACCCCATCATCGGTTCGGATGGTCGCTTTGTCACCGACGAATCGAGCCCGCGCATCATCGCCTATGAGGCAAGCGGGTTGATCTGGGATGTCGGCGTCGTCTGGACGCCAAGCAGCCGCACCCGGCTGCAAGCGCAGTTCGGTCGTCGTTATGACAGCGATACCTATAATGGGAGCTTCAGTTGGCGACCGAATAGTCGGAGCAGCCTGAATATATCAGTTTACGATGGGATTCAGGGCTTCGGCGGCAGGTTGAACAATTCATTGGCAGGCCTGCCGACCGACTTCACCGTGACGCGTGACCCCGTGACCGGGGAAGTCACCGGTTGCGTGACCACGCTCGAAGGCAGCGGATGTCTCGACGGCCTGCTCGGGTCGGTGAGGTCTTCCGTGTTTCGCGGACGCGGCGTCACCGCCAGCTATTCTCGGCGGATCGGCCGGATGACCGCCGGTATCGGAGCGGGCTACGACCGTCGCAAATTCATCGGGGCGCCGGGCACGGTGCTGGCCCTTGCCGACGGTATCGTCGATGAAAGCTACTATGTCACCGCCGGTCTTTCCGGGCCGGTGGGCCAACGGGGTTCCTTCTCGATCAACACCTTCGCCAACTGGTTCGACAGCGGGACGGCGGGAGTGGGCGACGTCCGGTCGATCGGCAGTTCGGCGAGCTACACCGAACAGGTCATGCGCAATCTCTCGGCCCGCGCCGCCGTGGCGATCTCGACGCTCGACAGCGATATCGCTCCCGACAATTTCACGACAGCATCGGCCCTGCTCGGCCTGCGCTACGATTTCTGA
- a CDS encoding glycosyltransferase produces the protein MHRYVAKTLGNHKIDTVFVFSGQMGQYIPGDYAGRVIIDLCDVDSAKFEAYAAAGQRSWLNRREGRLLAREGRLLAREEERLAHRADTTLLISDNEVALFRSRLSSTRQVDLCALGNGIDASFFDPDRVALHPDLEEGEDPQLVFTGQMDYAPNVAAAEWMIENIMPALRRTYARARFHIVGRAPTAALRDRHGENGVRVWGEVPDVRPFLKSADLVAAPLLIARGVQNKVLEAMAMAKPVVLTPGAATGIAAENDLHFAIARPDPAEMLVRIEALLADRDKRMEMGRAAREFVIDRMSWDSVHKRLAQVVVPQDSANHAT, from the coding sequence ATGCACCGCTACGTCGCCAAGACGCTGGGAAATCACAAGATCGACACGGTCTTCGTTTTCTCCGGCCAAATGGGGCAGTACATCCCCGGCGACTATGCCGGTCGCGTGATTATCGACCTGTGCGATGTCGATAGCGCCAAATTCGAAGCCTATGCCGCTGCCGGACAGCGGAGCTGGCTGAACCGGCGCGAGGGGAGGCTGCTCGCTCGCGAGGGGAGGCTGCTCGCTCGCGAGGAGGAGAGATTGGCCCACCGTGCCGATACGACGCTGCTGATAAGCGACAACGAGGTCGCGCTTTTCCGCTCGCGGCTGTCGAGTACACGGCAAGTCGATTTATGTGCCCTGGGTAACGGCATCGATGCGTCCTTCTTCGATCCGGATCGCGTCGCCCTTCATCCTGATCTGGAGGAGGGCGAGGACCCGCAACTCGTTTTTACGGGCCAGATGGATTACGCGCCCAATGTGGCGGCGGCTGAGTGGATGATCGAGAACATCATGCCTGCACTGCGCCGTACCTATGCGCGGGCGCGGTTCCATATAGTCGGGCGGGCTCCGACGGCAGCTCTGAGAGACCGGCATGGCGAGAACGGGGTTCGCGTGTGGGGCGAAGTGCCGGATGTCAGACCCTTCCTTAAATCGGCCGATCTGGTTGCAGCACCGCTCCTCATCGCGCGCGGCGTTCAGAACAAGGTTCTGGAAGCCATGGCCATGGCGAAACCCGTTGTCCTGACGCCTGGTGCGGCTACCGGCATCGCCGCCGAGAATGACCTGCACTTCGCCATAGCACGGCCCGACCCGGCAGAAATGCTCGTCCGGATTGAAGCGCTTCTGGCCGACCGCGACAAACGGATGGAAATGGGGCGTGCGGCTCGTGAGTTTGTGATCGACCGCATGAGTTGGGACAGTGTCCACAAGCGGCTTGCGCAAGTAGTTGTCCCGCAAGACAGTGCAAACCATGCCACCTGA
- a CDS encoding XrtA/PEP-CTERM system amidotransferase — translation MCGIAGIFHYQTVKPVDPRRVERMTDALAHRGPDGSGVWTAPGVGLGHRRLSIIDLDGSPQPMHSAHGRAVIVFNGEIYNYRELRRELERGGARFRTDGDTETILAAWEKWGPDCLSRLDGMFAFALYDLDRRQLFLARDRLGVKPLYLARLEGGALAFASEMKGLLANPLMRREIDPLAIEDYMTWGYVPDHRAMLKGVEKLPAGHFLLLEHGREPGPPRQWWDVSFAGREKGRTEDLSAQLLHLMREGVTSRMTAHVPLGAFLSGGVDSSSVVALMSEASAVPVTSCSIGFDVESVDETQYARQVAELFATDHHERIVSADQFGEIDRIGAIFDEPFADASALPTLRVCELAREHVTVALSGDGADEAFAGYRRQIFHAREEQARAVLPRGLREPVFGALGRLWPKADWAPRPLRAKTTLLSLAASGEAGYARALSILAPEQRERLYGETLKRERGEYRAEQPFEKLMRDAPARSGLDRAQYADLKFWLPGDILTKTDRTSMAVGLEAREPLLDHRLIEFGARLPHRQRLRGTTGKWLMKHTMERYLPEDILYRQKQGFVTPLSEWFRGPLAPEARAVASSELLTGSGWFARKALSRLADDHISGRSDHGRVLWQLLMLERSLRHLGPTG, via the coding sequence ATGTGCGGGATCGCGGGGATTTTTCATTACCAGACGGTGAAGCCGGTCGATCCGAGGCGGGTAGAACGCATGACCGATGCGCTCGCCCATCGCGGCCCCGACGGCAGCGGTGTATGGACCGCACCGGGCGTGGGGCTGGGGCACCGCCGCCTGTCGATCATCGACCTCGATGGCTCGCCGCAACCGATGCATTCGGCCCATGGGCGCGCGGTGATCGTCTTCAATGGCGAGATCTACAACTACCGCGAATTGCGGCGCGAGCTGGAGCGGGGCGGGGCGCGTTTTCGCACCGATGGCGACACCGAAACCATCCTGGCTGCCTGGGAGAAGTGGGGACCAGACTGCCTGTCGCGTCTCGACGGCATGTTCGCCTTCGCGCTCTACGATCTCGACCGGCGCCAACTGTTCCTCGCCCGCGACCGCCTGGGCGTGAAGCCGCTTTACCTTGCGCGGCTCGAGGGCGGGGCACTCGCCTTCGCCAGCGAGATGAAAGGCTTGCTCGCCAATCCACTGATGCGCCGCGAGATCGATCCGCTGGCGATCGAGGATTATATGACCTGGGGCTATGTCCCCGACCACCGTGCGATGCTGAAAGGCGTCGAGAAGCTTCCGGCGGGCCACTTCCTCCTGCTGGAGCACGGCCGCGAGCCGGGGCCGCCACGCCAGTGGTGGGATGTGAGCTTCGCCGGCCGCGAGAAGGGACGGACAGAGGACCTGTCGGCCCAGCTCCTGCACCTGATGCGCGAGGGCGTGACCAGCCGCATGACTGCCCACGTGCCGCTGGGCGCGTTTCTTTCGGGCGGAGTCGACAGCTCTTCGGTTGTCGCGCTGATGAGCGAGGCGAGCGCGGTCCCGGTAACGAGCTGCTCGATCGGCTTCGATGTCGAGAGCGTCGACGAAACGCAATATGCGCGGCAAGTGGCCGAACTCTTCGCCACCGACCATCACGAACGCATCGTATCGGCCGACCAGTTCGGAGAGATCGACCGGATCGGCGCGATCTTCGACGAGCCCTTTGCCGATGCCAGCGCCCTGCCGACCCTGCGGGTGTGCGAACTCGCCCGCGAGCACGTGACGGTCGCGCTGTCGGGCGACGGCGCGGACGAGGCCTTTGCCGGCTATCGTCGGCAGATCTTCCACGCCCGCGAGGAACAGGCCCGCGCCGTGCTTCCGCGCGGCTTGCGCGAACCGGTGTTCGGGGCGCTCGGACGGCTTTGGCCCAAGGCCGACTGGGCGCCGCGTCCGTTGCGCGCGAAGACGACGCTGCTGTCGCTCGCCGCGAGCGGGGAAGCGGGCTATGCTCGTGCCCTGTCGATCCTCGCGCCCGAGCAGCGCGAGCGGCTCTATGGCGAGACTCTGAAGCGCGAGCGGGGTGAGTACCGCGCCGAACAGCCGTTCGAAAAGCTGATGCGGGATGCTCCTGCGCGCAGCGGGCTCGACCGGGCGCAATATGCCGATCTCAAGTTCTGGCTCCCCGGCGATATCCTCACAAAAACCGACCGCACCAGCATGGCTGTGGGCCTCGAAGCGCGCGAGCCGCTGCTCGACCATCGGCTGATCGAATTCGGCGCGCGCCTGCCGCATCGTCAACGGCTGCGCGGGACGACGGGCAAGTGGCTGATGAAGCACACCATGGAACGCTACCTGCCCGAAGACATACTCTACCGGCAAAAACAGGGATTCGTGACCCCGCTCTCCGAATGGTTCCGCGGCCCGCTGGCCCCAGAAGCCAGGGCGGTCGCATCGAGTGAACTGCTGACGGGCAGCGGATGGTTCGCCCGCAAGGCACTCTCACGCCTCGCGGACGATCACATTTCGGGCCGTTCGGATCATGGACGCGTGCTGTGGCAATTGCTGATGCTGGAGCGCTCGCTCCGGCATCTGGGACCCACGGGATAA
- the xrtA gene encoding exosortase A, whose translation MAHQWWDIDTYSHILLIPPIIVWLVWIRGDELRRVEPSGWLPGLAWFFMGLTLWLAGRIADVNLIAQAGVVAAFQGTALGILGLRAGLILAFPLAYMALLVPFGDEIIPPLQYVTAEIATALTRWSGIETVADGIHIDTPAGLFIVAEECSGVKFLIAMIALGVLVAHTCFSSWHRRLWFMLACVVVPIVANGIRAWATIFIAQYVGAEAAGSFDHIIYGWVFFGIVIAMVLGVAWRWFEREPEDAGWSVAEVSAMPLVPRIEGKGVKPALVLGAVLTIALVFALLARLV comes from the coding sequence ATGGCCCACCAATGGTGGGATATCGATACCTACAGTCATATTCTGCTGATCCCGCCGATTATTGTGTGGTTGGTCTGGATCAGGGGAGACGAGCTGCGGCGCGTGGAGCCTTCGGGCTGGTTGCCGGGCCTTGCCTGGTTTTTCATGGGCTTGACCCTCTGGCTCGCTGGCCGGATCGCAGACGTCAATCTGATCGCGCAAGCTGGTGTCGTTGCCGCGTTTCAGGGAACCGCGCTCGGCATTCTCGGCTTGCGCGCAGGCCTCATCCTGGCGTTTCCTCTCGCCTATATGGCGCTTCTCGTCCCTTTCGGTGACGAGATCATTCCGCCATTGCAGTATGTCACCGCGGAAATTGCAACCGCACTCACCCGGTGGAGTGGGATCGAGACAGTAGCGGACGGAATTCACATCGATACGCCCGCCGGGCTGTTCATCGTGGCCGAGGAATGTTCCGGGGTGAAATTTCTCATAGCGATGATCGCCCTGGGCGTGCTGGTGGCCCATACTTGCTTCTCCAGTTGGCATCGTCGGTTATGGTTCATGCTCGCCTGCGTAGTCGTACCGATCGTCGCCAACGGTATCCGCGCATGGGCGACGATTTTCATCGCGCAATACGTCGGCGCCGAAGCTGCGGGGAGTTTCGATCACATCATCTATGGCTGGGTCTTCTTCGGTATCGTCATCGCAATGGTGTTGGGGGTTGCCTGGCGCTGGTTCGAGCGCGAGCCCGAGGACGCGGGATGGTCCGTTGCCGAGGTATCCGCCATGCCATTGGTGCCGCGCATTGAAGGGAAGGGCGTCAAGCCAGCACTCGTCCTTGGCGCAGTCCTTACCATCGCATTGGTCTTTGCCCTGCTTGCTCGGCTCGTCTAG
- a CDS encoding AAA family ATPase, translated as MYEEFYGFSERPFQLTPDPAFYFESLTHKKALSYLGYGLNQGEGFIVITGEVGSGKSTLVAHLKQKLDDERMTVGEVVTSALDGEEMIHVAARSFGLDVTGRDKAADLAAIELFLHEEARNGRRVLLIVDEAQNLSIGALEELRMLSNFQLGSHPLLQTLLLGQPEFKQLLAQSDELEQLRQRVIAAHHLDAMQPGRSSPMSCTGSIMSVGRAIPRSKTVFGSICTRQQAGYPARSIR; from the coding sequence ATGTACGAAGAATTTTACGGCTTCAGCGAGCGGCCCTTTCAGCTCACGCCCGATCCGGCGTTTTACTTCGAAAGCCTGACGCATAAGAAGGCGCTGAGCTATCTCGGCTACGGCCTCAATCAGGGCGAGGGGTTCATCGTCATCACCGGCGAGGTCGGATCGGGTAAATCGACCCTGGTGGCGCATCTCAAGCAGAAGCTCGACGACGAACGCATGACCGTGGGCGAGGTGGTCACCAGCGCGCTGGACGGAGAAGAGATGATCCACGTCGCGGCGCGCAGTTTCGGCCTGGATGTAACCGGGCGCGACAAGGCAGCGGATCTGGCCGCAATCGAGCTGTTCCTGCACGAGGAAGCCCGCAACGGCAGGCGTGTGTTGCTGATCGTGGACGAAGCGCAAAACCTGTCGATCGGGGCGCTCGAAGAATTGCGCATGCTGTCGAATTTCCAGCTTGGTTCGCATCCCTTGCTGCAAACACTGCTTTTGGGGCAGCCGGAATTCAAGCAGCTTCTCGCCCAATCGGATGAACTCGAACAATTGCGTCAGCGTGTAATCGCGGCGCATCACCTGGATGCGATGCAACCGGGGAGATCGAGCCCTATGTCATGCACCGGCTCAATCATGTCGGTTGGCAGGGCAATCCCGAGATCGAAAACGGTATTTGGGTCGATCTGCACAAGGCAACAGGCGGGATACCCCGCAAGGTCAATCAGGTGA